The proteins below come from a single Argentina anserina chromosome 1, drPotAnse1.1, whole genome shotgun sequence genomic window:
- the LOC126792960 gene encoding gibberellin 3-beta-dioxygenase 1-like — MSSTNLSHIVPLDFNSVHTLPDSHSWDSSPDHHSFTEFIPVIDLHDPNAATLIRLASEQWGVFQVTNHGIPMNIVQEAELQARGLFELPRDQKLRALRSPESFSGYGRAPISANFTKLMWSEGFTMMGSPFEHAAQLWPDDYSVQTHFCNVMEDYQKKMKGFCGKLLQLMLGSLGLDHEDVKWLKRPKKSSRSNPQVLQLNSYPVCPDPTRAIGLAPHTDSSIFTVLNQCSISGLQVLEEGIGWVLVHPIPGALVVNVGDLMHILSNGRFKTTMHRAVVNEEHHRISIAYFYGPPYDVKISPPMKLIDQDHPLLYRPVTWKEYLGIKGTHFNWALEKIRNDLNQAPCIYD; from the exons ATGAGTTCAACCAACCTCTCTCATATCGTCCCACTCGATTTCAACTCCGTCCACACATTACCCGACTCCCACTCTTGGGACTCCTCCCCGGACCACCACTCCTTCACAGAGTTCATACCCGTCATTGACCTACACGACCCGAACGCCGCCACGCTCATACGGCTTGCCTCCGAGCAATGGGGTGTGTTCCAAGTCACCAACCACGGCATTCCAATGAACATAGTCCAAGAAGCCGAGCTACAAGCCCGAGGGTTGTTTGAGCTGCCAAGGGACCAAAAACTCCGGGCACTCCGATCACCGGAGAGCTTCAGCGGTTACGGGCGGGCTCCCATTTCAGCCAACTTCACAAAACTGATGTGGTCGGAGGGTTTCACGATGATGGGGTCACCGTTTGAACATGCTGCTCAACTCTGGCCAGATGACTACTCGGTCCAAACCCACTTCTG TAATGTAATGGAAGATTACCAAAAGAAGATGAAGGGCTTTTGTGGAAAATTGCTTCAGTTGATGCTTGGATCATTGGGCTTAGATCATGAAGATGTTAAATGGCTGAAGCGGCCCAAAAAGAGTAGCAGAAGTAATCCACAGGTCTTGCAATTGAACTCGTACCCGGTTTgtcccgacccgacccgagcCATAGGGTTAGCTCCTCATACAGACTCCTCAATTTTCACTGTGCTAAACCAATGCAGCATAAGTGGCCTGCAAGTACTTGAGGAGGGCATTGGCTGGGTTTTGGTTCACCCGATCCCCGGTGCACTTGTAGTCAATGTAGGTGATTTGATGCACATTCTATCGAACGGACGGTTCAAGACTACAATGCATCGTGCGGTTGTCAATGAGGAACATCACCGCATCTCCATTGCTTACTTCTATGGACCACCGTACGACGTGAAGATATCACCGCCGATGAAGTTGATCGACCAAGATCATCCTCTCCTATACCGGCCGGTAACTTGGAAGGAATATCTTGGTATCAAGGGTACACATTTCAATTGGGCGCTtgaaaaaatcagaaatgacTTAAACCAAGCACCATGTATATATGACTAG